A genomic region of Xiphophorus couchianus chromosome 9, X_couchianus-1.0, whole genome shotgun sequence contains the following coding sequences:
- the myo9b gene encoding unconventional myosin-IXb isoform X9, whose translation MSVRDGAATMATNAGGGGGGGVGCNDPDDRMYLLQIYPRLAAQASTCCNLRVQKNATTASVISDAAATLGLDPGGLYVLAEVKESGGEEWILEAGDLPVQRVLLWPRKAQEQHPQSAGFYFLLQERNHDGSIHYVHLPPSSKEQEVQQLAARGFLPPPQDDFADLCNLPVLSEDSILNNLLTRFYKKKIYTYAGSILIAINPFKFLPIYNPKYVKMYENHQLGKLEPHIFAIADVAYYAMLRKRVNQCIVISGESGSGKTQSTNFLIHCLTALSQKGYASGVERTILGAGPVLEAFGNAKTAHNNNSSRFGKFIQVNYLESGVVRGAVVEKYLLEKSRLVSREKNERNYHVFYYLLLGASEEERTEFKLLPPEEYFYLKQENFKIEDEEDLRHEFERLQQAMQMVGFLPATKKQIFSVLSAILYLGNVTYRRKSSGRDEGLDVGPPEVLATLSDLLKVKEELLVEALTKRKTVTVNDKLILPYSHSEAITARDSMAKSLYGALFDWIVLRINHALLNKKDMEESVPCLSIGVLDIFGFEDFETNSFEQFCINYANEQLQYYFNNHIFNLEQEEYQSEGITWHNIDYTDNVGCIHLISKKPTGLLYLLDEESNFPHATDKTLLAKFKQQHQGNKYFIPTPVMEPAFVIQHFAGKVKYHIKDFREKNTDHMRPDIVALLRSSDRAFVRQLIGMDPVAMFRWGILRATIRGLAAFNEAGRSWASKTAGVIRPASRTPLGELQRSNTPIERMYNVWVLSSSSSLHRRASMLDFYFDHSEERPLEAFEDIFASYENKKEMHSEIISSIKNLQLDGEDPRKLLQSWGRLRFPRHVLQKNKNVRQKQAIPKSLLDSQSLKFIVSLTLHDRTTKSLLHLHKKKKPPSISAQFQNSLTKLLETLNKAEPFFIRCIRSNAEKKEMHLDQALVLQQLHYTGMLETVRIRRSGYPAKYTFQEFLEQFRVLLLKNSSASKQDIADLLEKKMGFNPTTYQIGKTKVFLKELERQQLQDMRHREVMRKIIFLQRWFRAHLQRNEFVEMRRAAILIQASWRRYCRKEQRRRAATVIQAVWRGHRQRSEYHRQKHGATKIQALVRGHSARRRCRSIREEKRKEEEEEARKREEERRMREKEEEARRKAEEEERLRIEEMKRRAEKEAARKAQETQKKLAEKVQKEAREPQTREDPDIELVTEEKLDENVPEEEQRKDEEMEDEDLDPCGTEAEAGPQLDEDHEPGLAPNAPTGISPHQEDKKSSTTATTSLHAELKRPQPGLISKVPSSRSLEKREQRRRRGLEHSQRESERAASSSSSSSATNRDQTSPTKSQNQETSKLKERSDSKELDQYTFVAWKKKEGKTSPPSAGPVRPSTLPLHPADSTQDKNGLGEGVGVVNLQRRSGAIKEKPEKWKGRRSNGESSESTGSPPLHSKEETTKKPPLRDVSHSSVDSLSPSSDGAWAVSVRDPWTVTIREVNHPQDGQGDSSRSSSFRKRHQDGSGQPDSLPSNTTTPDKSGGFFSKILKKRSKEAHTPDNGELTFAQSLNDKSMLGEALPSGPSVRPVSQPLSDRTGKGIGRNPTIKISRATRVSEHWDASLDRVIANSNELRNLDEFLGNQVNDFRSRGKSLSPIESIFVTATMQFREQIKSMYSLSNPTIGYKALMTGFKNKVIHLATDKQQEDVQLVVNLFQSVLDGFIRGEVKKEEAEPVKPTKARKKRRKNDKIMESLLDHGFINYQVSIVQSCDQCSSYIWGMEKAYMCSNCKMVCHKKCLSKIAINCSSFCAKKNDEEVTGCNFGVRVCHLVSDKNPVPTVLEMMLEHVEMHGLYTEGIYRKSGAANRMRELHQRLEMDTYVDILEDYPIHTVTGLVKQWLRELPDPLMTFAHYNDFLHAVELPEKQEQLQAIYKVLEELPTANFNTLERLIFHLVKVSKEEEHNRMSPNSLAIVFAPCILRCPNTADPLLSMKDVAKTTTCVEMLIIEQIRRYNEKMEEIEQLEYAEALAVKQLNLKRKNTTSCPLSLRLTAHYKGGVIREKVSSDLTVVPENEPLDSDTETENNLVERIKSIKQEKEELAFRLPEMEQPGSDQENLDSEASLSSESLLDEQQQRSSAHGSEPEGQ comes from the exons ATGAGTGTCAGAGATGGCGCTGCCACCATGGCAACAAAcgcaggtggaggtggaggagggggaGTGGGCTGTAACGATCCAGACGACCGCATGTACCTGCTCCAGATCTACCCACGGCTCGCTGCCCAGGCGTCCACCTGCTGCAACCTCAG AGTGCAGAAGAATGCAACGACAGCCTCTGTAATCTCGGATGCTGCTGCGACGCTGGGGCTGGACCCCGGCGGTCTGTATGTGTTGGCAGAGGTGAAGGAAAGCGGCGGGGAGGAGTGGATCCTGGAGGCTGGAGACTTGCCCGTACAGAGGGTTCTGCTCTGGCCCCGAAAAGCTCAGGAGCAACACCCTCAGAGTGCTGGCTTTTACTTCTTGCTACAG GAGAGGAACCATGATGGCTCCATCCATTATGTTCACCTCCCACCTTCGTCCAAGGAGCAAGAAGTACAGCAGCTCGCTGCGAGGGGCTTTCTCCCCCCACCCCAGGATGACTTTGCAGACCTCTGCAACCTCCCCGTCCTCAGTGAGGACAGCATATTGAACAATCTACTCACACGCTTCTACAAGAAAAAGATCTACACCTATGCAGGCAGCATCCTCATCGCCATCAACCCATTCAAGTTCCTGCCCATCTACAACCCCAAATATGTCAAGATGTACGAGAATCACCAGCTGGGCAAACTGGAACCTCATATTTTCGCCATTGCTGACGTGGCCTACTACGCTATGCTCAGGAAGAGGGTGAATCAGTGCATTGTCATCTCTGGGGAGAGCGGCTCAGGCAAGACCCAAAGCACCAACTTCCTGATCCACTGTCTGACCGCGCTCAGCCAGAAAGGCTACGCCAGTGGGGTGGAGAGGACCATCCTGGGAGCCGGACCCGTTCTGGAG GCCTTTGGTAACGCTAAGACAGCCCACAACAACAACTCCAGCCGCTTCGGTAAATTCATCCAGGTTAATTATCTGGAGAGCGGAGTAGTCCGAGG GGCTGTGGTTGAGAAGTACCTCCTGGAAAAGTCTCGCCTGGTCTCCAGAGAAAAGAACGAGAG gAACTACCACGTGTTTTACTACCTGCTGCTTGGTGCTTCAGAGGAAGAGAGAACAGAGTTTAAACTGCTGCCGCCTGAAGAGTACTTCTACCTCAAGCAG GAGAATTTTAAGATCGAAGATGAGGAAGATTTGCGTCATGAGTTTGAGAGGCTGCAGCAGGCGATGCAGATGGTTGGCTTCCTTCCAGCCACAAAGAAACA GATCTTCTCTGTGCTGTCTGCTATCCTGTATCTTGGCAACGTGACGTACAGAAGGAAGTCATCGGGTCGGGATGAAGGGTTGGATGTAGGCCCACCTGAAGTCCTGGCTACCCTCTCTGACCTGCTGAAG GTCAAAGAGGAACTGCTGGTCGAAGCGCTGACGAAGAGGAAAACGGTGACTGTCAACGACAAGCTGATCCTCCCCTACAGCCACTCTGAG GCGATCACAGCCAGAGACTCCATGGCCAAGTCTCTGTATGGCGCCTTGTTTGACTGGATTGTGCTGCGCATCAACCACGCACTGCTCAACAAGAAAGACATGGAGGAATCTGTTCCC TGCTTGTCCATTGGTGTTCTGGACATTTTTGGCTTTGAGGACTTTGAAACCAACAGCTTTGAGCAGTTTTGCATCAACTATGCAAACGAGCAGCTGCAGTACTACTTTaacaatcacatttttaatctgGAGCAG GAGGAGTACCAATCAGAGGGAATCACCTGGCACAACATTGACTACACAGACAATGTGGGCTGCATCCACCTCATCAGCAAGAAACCCACAGGCCTGTTGTACCTTCTGGATGAGGAGAGCAA TTTTCCACATGCAACAGATAAGACCCTGCTGGCCAAATTCAAGCAGCAGCACCAAGGAAACAAGTACTTCATACCCACCCCAGTCATGGAACCTGCCTTTGTCATTCAGCACTTTGCAGGGAAAGTCAAATATCACATCAAG GATTTCCGGGAGAAGAATACGGACCACATGCGTCCAGACATCGTGGCGCTGTTGCGCAGCAGCGACAGAGCCTTCGTGCGGCAGCTCATCGGCATGGACCCGGTGGCCATGTTCCGATGGGGCATCCTGAGAGCCACAATCAGGGGCCTCGCCGCTTTCAATGAGGCGGGTCGCTCCTGGGCCTCAAAAACAGCAG GTGTTATCCGTCCAGCATCCAGAACTCCTTTAGGAGAGTTGCAGCGCTCCAACACCCCGATAGAACGAATGTACAA tgtgtgggttctctcctcttcctcttccctcCACAGACGAGCTTCTATGCTCGATTTCTACTTTGATCACTCAGAGGAGCGCCCTCTAGAGGCCTTTGAAGACATCTTTGCTAGCTATGAGAATAAGAA AGAAATGCATTCAGAGATCATCAGCTCCATAAAGAACTTGCAGCTGGACGGGGAGGACCCTCGCAAGCTGTTGCAATCCTGGGGTCGCCTCCGCTTCCCGCGCCACGTCCTCCA GAAAAACAAGAATGTCAGGCAGAAGCAGGCCATCCCAAAG AGTTTGCTGGATTCGCAGTCTCTGAAGTTCATCGTGAGTCTGACGCTGCACGATCGTACCACAAAGTCTCTGCTCCACCtgcacaagaagaagaagccgcCCAGCATCAGTGCTCAGTTCCAG AACTCTCTAACGAAACTCTTAGAAACTCTGAACAAAGCCGAGCCTTTCTTCATTCGCTGCATCCGCTCCAATGCGGAGAAG AAGGAGATGCATCTGGACCAGGCGTtagtgctgcagcagctgcattaCACAGGGATGCTAGAAACCGTCCGCATCAGAAGGTCCGGGTACCCGGCCAAGTACACCTTCCAG gAGTTTTTAGAGCAGTTTAGGGTTCTGCTGCTGAAGAACTCCTCCGCCTCCAAACAAGACATTGCAGATCTGCTGGAGAAGAAAATGGGCTTCAACCCAACAACATACCAGATCGGCAAGACCAAG GTCTTCTTGAAGGAGCTGGAGcgacagcagctgcaggacatGCGGCACAGAGAAGTGATGCGGAAGATCATCTTCCTCCAGCGCTGGTTCAGAGCTCACCTGCAGAGGAACGAGTTCGTAGAAATGAGAAGAGCAGCCATCTTGATCCAG GCTTCGTGGCGCAGGTACTGCAGAAAGGAGCAAAGGCGACGGGCAGCTACTGTGATCCAAGCTGTGTGGCGAGGACACAGACAGAGATCCGAGTACCACCGACAAAAACACGGAGCAACAAAAATACAAGCTCTTGTCAGAGGACACTCGGCGCGCAGGAG gTGTAGGTCTATTcgtgaagagaaaagaaaggaagaggaggaggaggccaggaaaagagaagaggagaggagaatgagagaaaaggaggaagaggccaggagaaaagcagaagaggaagagagactGAGAATAGAAGAAATGAAGAGACGAGCAGAGAAGGAAGCGGCAAGAAAAGCCCAGGAAACCCAGAAAAAACTGGCGGAAAAGGTGCAAAAAGAGGCGAGAGAGCCTCAGACGAGAGAGGATCCAGACATTGAGCTAGTTACAGAGGAGAAGCTGGATGAAAACGTcccagaggaggagcagaggaaggaTGAAGAGATGGAGGATGAGGACTTGGATCCTTGTGGTACGGAAGCTGAGGCTGGACCCCAGCTAGATGAAGATCATGAACCTGGTCTGGCTCCAAACGCACCTACAGGCATTTCCCCCCATCAGGAGGATAAAAAGTCCAGCACTACCGCCACAACATCTCTGCATGCTGAACTGAAGCGGCCGCAGCCCGGCCTCATCAGCAAGGTCCCTTCGTCCAGGAGCCTGGAGAAGCGGGAGCAGAGGAGACGAAGAGGCCTGGAGCACAGCCAGAGAGAGTCTGAACGGGCcgcctcctcctcatcctcatcttcaGCCACCAACCGAGACCAGACGTCCCCGACGAAGAGCCAGAACCAGGAGACGTCCAAGCTGAAGGAGCGTTCGGACAGCAAGGAGCTGGACCAGTATACCTTCGTGGCCTGGAAGAAGAAGGAGGGGAAAACCTCTCCCCCCTCCGCCGGCCCCGTCCGTCCATCCACGTTACCGCTGCATCCCGCCGACTCCACACAGGACAAAAACGGTTTAGGGGAAGGCGTCGGGGTGGTGAACCTGCAGCGGCGCTCTGGAGCCATAAAGGAGAAACCTGAGAAATGGAAAGGAAGGAGGAGCAACGGGGAGAGCTCTGAGAGCACCGGGTCGCCTCCACTTCACAGCAAAGAGGAGACTACAAAGAAACCACCGCT GAGGGACGTGTCCCACTCGTCCGTTGACAGTTTGTCTCCAAGCTCGGATGGAGCCTGGGCGGTTTCCGTCAGAGACCCCTGGACCGTGACCATCAGAGAG GTAAATCATCCACAAGACGGTCAAGGGGACAGCTCCAGGTCCAGCTCCTTTAGGAAGAGACACCAGGACGGTTCTGGACAACCAGACTCACTTCCCTCTAACACGACCACACCAGACAA GTCTGGCGGTTTCTTCAGCAAGATTTTGAAGAAGAGATCCAAAGAGGCGCATACTCCAGACAACGGAGAGCTGACATTTGCTCAGAGTCTCAACGACAAGTCGATGCTTGGGGAAG CGCTTCCCTCTGGCCCCTCGGTGCGTCCCGTTTCTCAGCCGCTCAGTGACCGAACGGGTAAAGGTATAGGCCGAAACCCTACGATTAAGATCAGCCGCGCCACCCGAGTTTCAGAGCATTGGGACGCCTCACTGGACCGAGTGATCGCCAACAGCAACGAGCTGCGGAACCTCGACGAGTTTCTGGGCAACCAG GTGAATGATTTCCGCTCCAGAGGCAAGTCGCTGTCGCCTATAGAGTCCATCTTTGTCACCGCCACCATGCAGTTTAGAGAGCAGATCAAATCTATGTATTCTCTCTCA AATCCTACCATCGGCTACAAAGCGCTGATGACGGGCTTCAAGAATAAAGTGATCCACTTGGCCACAGACAAGCAGCAGGAAGATGTTCAGTTAGTGGTCAACCTGTTCCAGTCGGTCCTGGACGGTTTCATCAGAGGAGAGGTGAAGAAGGAGGAAGCCGAGCCCGTCAAG CCGACCAAAGccagaaagaaaaggaggaaaaacgATAAAATT atgGAGTCCCTGCTGGACCATGGTTTCATCAACTATCAGGTCAGCATTGTTCAGTCGTGTGACCAGTGCAGCTCCTACATCTGGGGGATGGAGAAAGCCTACATGTGCAGCA ATTGTAAAATGGTGTGCCACAAGAAGTGCCTTAGTAAGATAGCCATCAACTGCTCCAGCTTCTGTGCCAAAAAG AATGATGAAGAGGTGACGGGATGTAACTTCGGGGTGCGAGTTTGTCACCTGGTGAGCGATAAGAACCCGGTGCCAACGGTGCTGGAGATGATGCTGGAGCATGTGGAGATGCACGGCCTCTACACCGAGGGCATCTACCGCAAATCAGGCGCTGCCAACCGCATGAGGGAGCTGCACCAGCGGCTAGAGATGG ATACTTATGTGGACATTCTTGAGGACTATCCCATCCACACGGTGACAGGCCTGGTAAAGCAGTGGTTAAGGGAGCTGCCAGACCCACTCATGACCTTCGCACATTACAACGACTTCCTGCATGCTGTGG AGCTGCCAGAGAAGCAGGAGCAACTTCAAGCCATTTACAAAGTCCTGGAGGAACTTCCCACTGCAAACTTCAACACATTAGAGCGGCTCATCTTCCACCTTGTCAA GGTCTCTAAGGAAGAGGAGCACAACCGCATGTCCCCCAACTCGCTGGCTATAGTGTTTGCTCCGTGTATCCTGCGTTGCCCCAACACGGCTGACCCGCTGCTCAGCATGAAGGACGTGGCAAAGACGACGAC GTGTGTGGAGATGCTGATCATCGAGCAAATCAGGCGCTACAATGAGAAGATGGAGGAGATCGAGCAGCTGGAGTACGCTGAGGCTCTGGCTGTCAAACAGCTGAATCTCAAGAGAAAGAACACA ACCAGCTGCCCTTTATCTCTCAGGTTGACAGCTCATTACAAAGGAGGGGTG ATCCGTGAGAAGGTCAGTTCTGATCTCACCGTGGTCCCCGAGAACGAGCCGCTGGACTCGGACACTGAGACGGAGAACAACCTGGTGGAACGCATCAAGTCCATCAAACAAGAGAA AGAGGAACTGGCTTTCCGGCTGCCAGAGATGGAGCAGCCCGGTTCAGACCAGGAGAACCTGGACTCTGAAGCGTCTCTGAGCTCCGAGAGTCTTCTGGACGAACAGCAGCAGCGTTCGTCCGCGCACGGCTCGGAGCCAGAAGGTCAGTAG